From Actinomycetota bacterium:
GTTCGACGGGAGGCGCCTGCTGGTGTGCGACCTCCTGGACGCCGCCGGAAAGCCGGACGGCACCTACACGATCGCGGTCGACACCGTGGGGGCCGGAGCCGGCGAAGCGGTCCTGATCGTGGACGAGGGGAACTCGGCCCGGCAGGTGATCGGCCTGGCTACGGCGCCCATCCGGACCATCGTGGTGGGGATCGTGGACCAACTGACCGTCGACGGCGAGCCGGTCGTGGCCGAAGGCTGAGCGCCCCGCTCCGCCGCTACGACGCCGCCGCTCCGCCGCCGCCGCTACGACGCCGGGCACCCCGGGAACTTGAACGAGCCGATGCGCGTGTGCCACCCGGTCGGCGATCGCCT
This genomic window contains:
- a CDS encoding EutN/CcmL family microcompartment protein, encoding MKVGRVVGTVVSTINAPVFDGRRLLVCDLLDAAGKPDGTYTIAVDTVGAGAGEAVLIVDEGNSARQVIGLATAPIRTIVVGIVDQLTVDGEPVVAEG